From the genome of Streptococcus marmotae, one region includes:
- a CDS encoding putative holin-like toxin gives MSVYEALSLMIAFVV, from the coding sequence TTGTCCGTTTATGAAGCGCTCAGCTTGATGATTGCCTTCGTGGTCTGA